The Cucumis melo cultivar AY chromosome 5, USDA_Cmelo_AY_1.0, whole genome shotgun sequence genome has a segment encoding these proteins:
- the LOC103494415 gene encoding protein SAR DEFICIENT 1-like isoform X1: protein MWGQRDQFCPFHKRPFHVYHGGDFGTSNQEPKRMNLFQNAVGEDSPFAFLEPLIRKVVREETEGAISKFFPSSSSSSVSESETSAAGYSLQLLFESKLPDRIFTNNPLKAEGGRPLKIQLCHANSKTIVKSGPLSSAKVDIVVIYGLFSSDREDWTEEKFNANILSERDGKRPLLAGPQSIVLKNGVGLINDLSITDNSSWIPNKMFILGAKIQQKNSGEERVKPAISCPFSVKDSRGEGYTKHYPPSLQDEVWRLEKIRKDGKFHEQLSSHGILTVHDFLLLNETNQPELRRILERMSDKIWRKVLGHAKTCIMDDCTVPRCSLGWNEGLVRHLDKPIYLNRFDEQPTPILSLTYQEAGPSSISSTLGSQPLGPGITHSQENLQICAPNTYNSEDDGARPPIFQIYNNHINQTFPQQPDYTEEECSFLPQSPVYFTPAPSQHGYDLLPSSSYAAETGGCSIFPYPDLGANILNGAD, encoded by the exons ATGTGGGGACAACGAGATCAGTTTTGTCcatttcat AAGAGGCCTTTTCATGTCTACCACGGTGGTGATTTTGGAACTTCGAATCAAGAGCCAAAACGAATGAATTTGTTTCAGAA TGCTGTTGGGGAGGATAGCCCGTTCGCTTTTCTTGAACCTCTGATTCGGAAAGTG GTAAGAGAAGAGACTGAAGGTGCCATTTCCAAATTTTTCCCCTCATCTTCAAG CAGCTCAGTTAGTGAATCTGAGACATCAGCAGCGGGATATAGTCTGCAGCTTCTGTTTGAAAGCAAATTGCCTGACAGAATATTCACTAACAATCCGCTGAAAGCTGAGGGCGGCAGACCGTTGAAAATTCAGCTATGCCATGCCAATTCCAAGACTATTGTGAAATCGGGTCCACTGTCATCGGCGAAGGTTGATATTGTTGTCATCTATGGATTATTTTCCAGTGATAGAGAGGACTGGACTGAGGAGAAGTTCAATGCCAACATTTTAAGTGAAAGAGATGGCAAAAGACCTTTATTAGCAGGACCTCAGAGTATCGTCTTGAAAAACGGGGTTGGATTAATCAATGATCTTAGCATCACTGATAATTCCAGCTGGATACCGAACAAGATGTTCATATTGGGAGCTAAAATTCAACAAAAGAATTCTGGAGAAGAAAGAGTTAAGCCAGCCATAAGCTGTCCTTTTTCTGTCAAAGACAGCCGTGGAGAGG GGTATACAAAGCATTATCCTCCAAGCTTGCAAGATGAAGTATGGCGTTTGGAGAAAATACGAAAAGATGGTAAATTTCACGAACAGCTTTCTTCGCATGGAATTCTCACGGTCCATGACTTTCTCTTGTTGAATGAAACAAATCAACCCGAGTTGCGCCGT ATACTTGAACGAATGTCAGATAAGATATGGCGAAAAGTTTTGGGTCATGCAAAAACTTGCATTATGGATGATTGCACGGTTCCTAGATGCTCACTTGGATGGAATGAG GGATTGGTTCGGCATCTGGATAAGCCAATATATCTGAACAGATTTGATGAGCAACCAACCCCTATACTGTCGTTGACTTACCAGGAAGCTGGTCCTTCGTCTATATCTTCAACTCTAGGATCGCAACCTCTGGGACCTGGCATCACACATTCACAAG AAAACCTGCAAATTTGTGCTCCAAATACTTACAACAGCGAAGATGATGGAGCACGACCTCCAATTTTCCAAATCTATAACAATCACATAAATCAAACTTTTCCTCAACAGCCTGATTACACTGAGGAAGAGTGTTCTTTTCTGCCACAATCTCCAGTTTACTTCACTCCAGCACCAAGCCAGCATGGATATGATTTGCTTCCTTCTTCGAGTTATGCAGCAGAGACTGGGGGGTGTAGCATTTTCCCTTATCCGGATCTCGGGGCCAATATCTTAAATGGAGCAGATTAA
- the LOC103494415 gene encoding calmodulin-binding protein 60 B-like isoform X2: MWGQRDQFCPFHKRPFHVYHGGDFGTSNQEPKRMNLFQNAVGEDSPFAFLEPLIRKVVREETEGAISKFFPSSSSSVSESETSAAGYSLQLLFESKLPDRIFTNNPLKAEGGRPLKIQLCHANSKTIVKSGPLSSAKVDIVVIYGLFSSDREDWTEEKFNANILSERDGKRPLLAGPQSIVLKNGVGLINDLSITDNSSWIPNKMFILGAKIQQKNSGEERVKPAISCPFSVKDSRGEGYTKHYPPSLQDEVWRLEKIRKDGKFHEQLSSHGILTVHDFLLLNETNQPELRRILERMSDKIWRKVLGHAKTCIMDDCTVPRCSLGWNEGLVRHLDKPIYLNRFDEQPTPILSLTYQEAGPSSISSTLGSQPLGPGITHSQENLQICAPNTYNSEDDGARPPIFQIYNNHINQTFPQQPDYTEEECSFLPQSPVYFTPAPSQHGYDLLPSSSYAAETGGCSIFPYPDLGANILNGAD, encoded by the exons ATGTGGGGACAACGAGATCAGTTTTGTCcatttcat AAGAGGCCTTTTCATGTCTACCACGGTGGTGATTTTGGAACTTCGAATCAAGAGCCAAAACGAATGAATTTGTTTCAGAA TGCTGTTGGGGAGGATAGCCCGTTCGCTTTTCTTGAACCTCTGATTCGGAAAGTG GTAAGAGAAGAGACTGAAGGTGCCATTTCCAAATTTTTCCCCTCATCTTCAAG CTCAGTTAGTGAATCTGAGACATCAGCAGCGGGATATAGTCTGCAGCTTCTGTTTGAAAGCAAATTGCCTGACAGAATATTCACTAACAATCCGCTGAAAGCTGAGGGCGGCAGACCGTTGAAAATTCAGCTATGCCATGCCAATTCCAAGACTATTGTGAAATCGGGTCCACTGTCATCGGCGAAGGTTGATATTGTTGTCATCTATGGATTATTTTCCAGTGATAGAGAGGACTGGACTGAGGAGAAGTTCAATGCCAACATTTTAAGTGAAAGAGATGGCAAAAGACCTTTATTAGCAGGACCTCAGAGTATCGTCTTGAAAAACGGGGTTGGATTAATCAATGATCTTAGCATCACTGATAATTCCAGCTGGATACCGAACAAGATGTTCATATTGGGAGCTAAAATTCAACAAAAGAATTCTGGAGAAGAAAGAGTTAAGCCAGCCATAAGCTGTCCTTTTTCTGTCAAAGACAGCCGTGGAGAGG GGTATACAAAGCATTATCCTCCAAGCTTGCAAGATGAAGTATGGCGTTTGGAGAAAATACGAAAAGATGGTAAATTTCACGAACAGCTTTCTTCGCATGGAATTCTCACGGTCCATGACTTTCTCTTGTTGAATGAAACAAATCAACCCGAGTTGCGCCGT ATACTTGAACGAATGTCAGATAAGATATGGCGAAAAGTTTTGGGTCATGCAAAAACTTGCATTATGGATGATTGCACGGTTCCTAGATGCTCACTTGGATGGAATGAG GGATTGGTTCGGCATCTGGATAAGCCAATATATCTGAACAGATTTGATGAGCAACCAACCCCTATACTGTCGTTGACTTACCAGGAAGCTGGTCCTTCGTCTATATCTTCAACTCTAGGATCGCAACCTCTGGGACCTGGCATCACACATTCACAAG AAAACCTGCAAATTTGTGCTCCAAATACTTACAACAGCGAAGATGATGGAGCACGACCTCCAATTTTCCAAATCTATAACAATCACATAAATCAAACTTTTCCTCAACAGCCTGATTACACTGAGGAAGAGTGTTCTTTTCTGCCACAATCTCCAGTTTACTTCACTCCAGCACCAAGCCAGCATGGATATGATTTGCTTCCTTCTTCGAGTTATGCAGCAGAGACTGGGGGGTGTAGCATTTTCCCTTATCCGGATCTCGGGGCCAATATCTTAAATGGAGCAGATTAA
- the LOC103494415 gene encoding calmodulin-binding protein 60 B-like isoform X3 yields the protein MVQKRPFHVYHGGDFGTSNQEPKRMNLFQNAVGEDSPFAFLEPLIRKVVREETEGAISKFFPSSSSSVSESETSAAGYSLQLLFESKLPDRIFTNNPLKAEGGRPLKIQLCHANSKTIVKSGPLSSAKVDIVVIYGLFSSDREDWTEEKFNANILSERDGKRPLLAGPQSIVLKNGVGLINDLSITDNSSWIPNKMFILGAKIQQKNSGEERVKPAISCPFSVKDSRGEGYTKHYPPSLQDEVWRLEKIRKDGKFHEQLSSHGILTVHDFLLLNETNQPELRRILERMSDKIWRKVLGHAKTCIMDDCTVPRCSLGWNEGLVRHLDKPIYLNRFDEQPTPILSLTYQEAGPSSISSTLGSQPLGPGITHSQENLQICAPNTYNSEDDGARPPIFQIYNNHINQTFPQQPDYTEEECSFLPQSPVYFTPAPSQHGYDLLPSSSYAAETGGCSIFPYPDLGANILNGAD from the exons ATGGTACAGAAGAGGCCTTTTCATGTCTACCACGGTGGTGATTTTGGAACTTCGAATCAAGAGCCAAAACGAATGAATTTGTTTCAGAA TGCTGTTGGGGAGGATAGCCCGTTCGCTTTTCTTGAACCTCTGATTCGGAAAGTG GTAAGAGAAGAGACTGAAGGTGCCATTTCCAAATTTTTCCCCTCATCTTCAAG CTCAGTTAGTGAATCTGAGACATCAGCAGCGGGATATAGTCTGCAGCTTCTGTTTGAAAGCAAATTGCCTGACAGAATATTCACTAACAATCCGCTGAAAGCTGAGGGCGGCAGACCGTTGAAAATTCAGCTATGCCATGCCAATTCCAAGACTATTGTGAAATCGGGTCCACTGTCATCGGCGAAGGTTGATATTGTTGTCATCTATGGATTATTTTCCAGTGATAGAGAGGACTGGACTGAGGAGAAGTTCAATGCCAACATTTTAAGTGAAAGAGATGGCAAAAGACCTTTATTAGCAGGACCTCAGAGTATCGTCTTGAAAAACGGGGTTGGATTAATCAATGATCTTAGCATCACTGATAATTCCAGCTGGATACCGAACAAGATGTTCATATTGGGAGCTAAAATTCAACAAAAGAATTCTGGAGAAGAAAGAGTTAAGCCAGCCATAAGCTGTCCTTTTTCTGTCAAAGACAGCCGTGGAGAGG GGTATACAAAGCATTATCCTCCAAGCTTGCAAGATGAAGTATGGCGTTTGGAGAAAATACGAAAAGATGGTAAATTTCACGAACAGCTTTCTTCGCATGGAATTCTCACGGTCCATGACTTTCTCTTGTTGAATGAAACAAATCAACCCGAGTTGCGCCGT ATACTTGAACGAATGTCAGATAAGATATGGCGAAAAGTTTTGGGTCATGCAAAAACTTGCATTATGGATGATTGCACGGTTCCTAGATGCTCACTTGGATGGAATGAG GGATTGGTTCGGCATCTGGATAAGCCAATATATCTGAACAGATTTGATGAGCAACCAACCCCTATACTGTCGTTGACTTACCAGGAAGCTGGTCCTTCGTCTATATCTTCAACTCTAGGATCGCAACCTCTGGGACCTGGCATCACACATTCACAAG AAAACCTGCAAATTTGTGCTCCAAATACTTACAACAGCGAAGATGATGGAGCACGACCTCCAATTTTCCAAATCTATAACAATCACATAAATCAAACTTTTCCTCAACAGCCTGATTACACTGAGGAAGAGTGTTCTTTTCTGCCACAATCTCCAGTTTACTTCACTCCAGCACCAAGCCAGCATGGATATGATTTGCTTCCTTCTTCGAGTTATGCAGCAGAGACTGGGGGGTGTAGCATTTTCCCTTATCCGGATCTCGGGGCCAATATCTTAAATGGAGCAGATTAA
- the LOC103494415 gene encoding calmodulin-binding protein 60 B-like isoform X4 yields the protein MNLFQNAVGEDSPFAFLEPLIRKVVREETEGAISKFFPSSSSSSVSESETSAAGYSLQLLFESKLPDRIFTNNPLKAEGGRPLKIQLCHANSKTIVKSGPLSSAKVDIVVIYGLFSSDREDWTEEKFNANILSERDGKRPLLAGPQSIVLKNGVGLINDLSITDNSSWIPNKMFILGAKIQQKNSGEERVKPAISCPFSVKDSRGEGYTKHYPPSLQDEVWRLEKIRKDGKFHEQLSSHGILTVHDFLLLNETNQPELRRILERMSDKIWRKVLGHAKTCIMDDCTVPRCSLGWNEGLVRHLDKPIYLNRFDEQPTPILSLTYQEAGPSSISSTLGSQPLGPGITHSQENLQICAPNTYNSEDDGARPPIFQIYNNHINQTFPQQPDYTEEECSFLPQSPVYFTPAPSQHGYDLLPSSSYAAETGGCSIFPYPDLGANILNGAD from the exons ATGAATTTGTTTCAGAA TGCTGTTGGGGAGGATAGCCCGTTCGCTTTTCTTGAACCTCTGATTCGGAAAGTG GTAAGAGAAGAGACTGAAGGTGCCATTTCCAAATTTTTCCCCTCATCTTCAAG CAGCTCAGTTAGTGAATCTGAGACATCAGCAGCGGGATATAGTCTGCAGCTTCTGTTTGAAAGCAAATTGCCTGACAGAATATTCACTAACAATCCGCTGAAAGCTGAGGGCGGCAGACCGTTGAAAATTCAGCTATGCCATGCCAATTCCAAGACTATTGTGAAATCGGGTCCACTGTCATCGGCGAAGGTTGATATTGTTGTCATCTATGGATTATTTTCCAGTGATAGAGAGGACTGGACTGAGGAGAAGTTCAATGCCAACATTTTAAGTGAAAGAGATGGCAAAAGACCTTTATTAGCAGGACCTCAGAGTATCGTCTTGAAAAACGGGGTTGGATTAATCAATGATCTTAGCATCACTGATAATTCCAGCTGGATACCGAACAAGATGTTCATATTGGGAGCTAAAATTCAACAAAAGAATTCTGGAGAAGAAAGAGTTAAGCCAGCCATAAGCTGTCCTTTTTCTGTCAAAGACAGCCGTGGAGAGG GGTATACAAAGCATTATCCTCCAAGCTTGCAAGATGAAGTATGGCGTTTGGAGAAAATACGAAAAGATGGTAAATTTCACGAACAGCTTTCTTCGCATGGAATTCTCACGGTCCATGACTTTCTCTTGTTGAATGAAACAAATCAACCCGAGTTGCGCCGT ATACTTGAACGAATGTCAGATAAGATATGGCGAAAAGTTTTGGGTCATGCAAAAACTTGCATTATGGATGATTGCACGGTTCCTAGATGCTCACTTGGATGGAATGAG GGATTGGTTCGGCATCTGGATAAGCCAATATATCTGAACAGATTTGATGAGCAACCAACCCCTATACTGTCGTTGACTTACCAGGAAGCTGGTCCTTCGTCTATATCTTCAACTCTAGGATCGCAACCTCTGGGACCTGGCATCACACATTCACAAG AAAACCTGCAAATTTGTGCTCCAAATACTTACAACAGCGAAGATGATGGAGCACGACCTCCAATTTTCCAAATCTATAACAATCACATAAATCAAACTTTTCCTCAACAGCCTGATTACACTGAGGAAGAGTGTTCTTTTCTGCCACAATCTCCAGTTTACTTCACTCCAGCACCAAGCCAGCATGGATATGATTTGCTTCCTTCTTCGAGTTATGCAGCAGAGACTGGGGGGTGTAGCATTTTCCCTTATCCGGATCTCGGGGCCAATATCTTAAATGGAGCAGATTAA